GTTCGCTCATCGCGGTGTCGAGCGGCCTGCTGCAGCAGATGACCCGTGCCGAAGCCGAAGCGGTCATCGGCCACGAGGTGGCGCACGCCGCCAATGGCGACATGGTGACGCTGGCGCTGATCCAGGGTGTCGTGAACACCTTCGTGATGTTCCTTTCGCGCATCATCGGCCACACGGTCGACCGGGTCATATTCAAGAATGAAGACGGTCATGGCCCGGCCTTCTTTGTCACGATGATCGTGGCCGAACTGATCCTCGGCGTGCTCGCGTCCATCATCGTCATGTGGTTCTCGCGCCAGCGAGAGTTCCGTGCCGATACCGGTGGCGCACGACTGGCCAGCCGCAGCAACATGATCGCCGCGCTGGAGCGCCTGAACTCGCTGCATCCGCAGCCGCTGCCCGACAAGATGGCAGCGTTCGGCATCGCGGGCGGCGGCAATGGCGGCCTCAAGCGCCTGTTCATGACGCACCCGCCGCTGGAAGAACGCATCGCTGCCCTGAAGGCCGCGCAATGACTGCGTCAGCGATGCAGTCGAGCAACCGAACCGGAGTGACGACATGAAGCCCGAAGAACAGAGCGCCCTGCTGGCCATCGTGCTGCATGCGGCGCTCACCGACGGTAGCAAGCATGACCGCGAGCGCGACGAAATCCGCCGCATCGCCGAATCCATTTCGGACGATGCGGGCGGTGCCGACCTGGGGCGCGTCTATCAGGATGTGCTGCTCAGGCGCGTGTCGCTCGATGCGCGCATCGCCGCGCTGACCGACGCGGGCCAGCGCCAGCTCGCTTACGAAATGGCGGTGTGCGTCTGCGATGCAGACGGCCGGCAGAGCGAAGCGGAACTGCGTTTTCTGGGTGACCTGAAGACACGTCTGCAGATCGACGTTCAGCAGGCGGCCACTTTCGATGCCGAAGCGGATGCCATCGTGGCATCGAGCGAGGTGGCCGTGCCGGTGTCCGCCGGTGAGTCATCGCGCCCGGTGGCAGCGGTACCTGCTGCCGCGGCGGCCACCGTGTTTCAGTCGTCCGTGCCGGAGGCCGAACTCGACAAGTCCATTCTCAACTACGCGCTTGTCAACGGTGCGCTTGAACTGCTGCCGCAGTCCTGGGCGTCCATGGCCATCATTCCGCTGCAGGTCAAGATGGTCTATGGCATCGGCAAAGCCCACGGCGTTGCGCTCGATCAGGGCCACATCAAGGAATTTATCGCCGCGGCGGGCGTCGGGCTTACGTCGCAATATCTCGAACAGTTCGGTCGCAAGCTGCTCGGCGGCCTGCTCGGCAAGGCGGCCGGCAAGACCTTCGGCAAGCTGGGCGGCGCGGCGACCGGCATGGCGTTCTCGTTCGCCACCACCTATGCGCTCGGCCAACTGGCGAAGCGCTACTACGCCGGCGGTCGCGTGATGAATGCCGCGATGCTGCGTGACACCTTCCAGAACCTGCTCGCGCCAGCAAAGCAGATGCAGGCGCAGTACGTGCCACAGATCCGGCAGCAGGCTGAAACACTGGACATGGGGCGCGTGATGGCGATGGTTCGCGGGAGCTGAAAGGTGCGCATGAATGATTTCGGTTTTCCGTTACCCCGAAACTGCCTGCGCTGACTCGCATCTGGCACCCTTGGGAAGTATCCAAGGGGCATGCGATCGAGGGGGACGCTCAGGCCGGTCGAAACCGGCGATGCACACGCTGCCGGCCAGATATGAGTAACAGTCCGCCATGCATGAGCGCCTTGCTCGCAGGTTCGGGTACGGGTGCGGCGACAGCCTGCCGGAAATCGTAGCCGCGGCCTTGGCCGATCAGCGAGTAGTCCGGGACGAGGTGGCCGGCGGCTGCCGTCACCTATGTCCAGGAGACCGCTACAGGCCAGCGTGTGGCCCCTGTCGACAGACGGGCCTGCGCTGTGGTGCCCGCCCAGGCCGAACAACAGAGCGCCTGTGAACGATCGGAGCGTCGCCGCATCTCGATGACAAGCGGTAGTCCGTTTGGAATCTGGAAGACCATATTTACCGACCCTGGCTCGTCGCCGGTGCAACTTGCCGGTCCGGTCGGGCTGGTACTGCAGGCGGCCTGATGACGATCCTACTGCAGCCAGCCATTGGCGCCGGCAAGGGGCACGGCCGACTGCCACGATGAGCTTGAAATGACGAAGCTGGGGAGCGCGGCATCGGTCAGACTGCCTGCCACGATGCTCCCGGCGTGCGCACTCACCCGTGCAGTGGCGACAAGCGATCCACGAATGGCAGCGCCGGGCACAATGAGAATCACAACGTCACGAAAAAGTGCCGAGGCCAGCGATGCCAGCTTGAGCATCGCCCGCCTCCCTTCGGTCCAGTCGGACCGGAGAGAGTGCTCGGTAACGTCTTCCGCTTCGACCTGCTTCCACGAAGAGGGTCAATTCCTCGTGTCGTCAGGGGGTCAGTTTGTCGTGTTGCCTGACAGACAAGGAATACAGCAAGCGATCCAGCCCGACCGTGGACGGAAAAAAGCCGAAATCCCTTATAAATTAAAAGATCTCGGCTTTCTTGGTACTGCCTTCGACTCAATGATGGTGGAGGCGGCGGGAATCGAACCCGCGTCCGCAAGCCCTACACAGACAGTTCTACATACTTAGCCTGGCCATTTGGTCTAACCCGTCACCCGCCGACCCGGCAGGCTGATGAAAGGCGATCCGCTAGGTTTTCGTGATGCACCACGCGGCGGAGTGCATCCTTACTTTAGCTGTTAATGGCGCTGCGACCGGTTGCCCGGCCCGACCCGCTAATCAGTCGGTGCAGCGTCCGGCCTTAAGCGGCCAGAGCGTAAGATTCGTCGTTGGCGACTATCTAATTTTCGGTTGGATTTACGAGGTGCTCCGACCCTCGGTATGCCCTGCGCTGCTTCGCGACCCACGTCGAGACCAGGTCGCCCCCTCAGCAGCTACATGGTACCACCCGAAGGTGATTACAAGAGGGTGAGCAGTTCGAGCGGGTGGTGGATGATGTGATCGGCGCCCCAGTCACGGTAGTGCGTGCCGGTGCCGAGGTAGCCGAAGGCTGCCGTAACGGTGCGCATGCCGGCGGCCCGGCCGGCTTCGATATCGCGCAGGTCATCTCCGACGTAGATGCAACGTGCCGGGGCGACCGCCATCTGTTCGGCCGCCAGCTTCAGGCCTGCAGGATCCGGCTTCGGTACCGGGACGCTGTCACCGCTGATGATGCTGGACGCGCGTTCGTGCAGACCGAGTTCGCGCATCAGTGGCAGCGTGAAGCGCGCTGCCTTGTTCGTGACGACGCCCCAGGGCAGGCTGGCGAGTTCGAGCCGGGTCAGCACTTCACCCATGCCTTCGAACAAGCGGGTTTGCACGCACAGGGCGGTTTCGTAGATCGCCAGGAAGCGACTGGCGAGCGCGGTATAGCGCTCGTCGTCGGGGGTGATCCCGAAACCGGCGCCAATCAGGCCGCGTGCGCCGGCCGAAGTGTGTGGCCGCAGCACGTCTGCCGGCAGTTCGGGCAGGCCCGACTCGGTGCGCAGTCGGTTCAGCGCATCGCCGAGGTCCGGAGCCGTATCGGCGAGCGTACCGTCAAGGTCGAACAGCACGCCACGTGTGTGCAATTCATTCATCGCGCAGGCATCGCATCAGGTAGTTGACCGTTGTGTCGCGGCCGAGCGAATAGACCTTGGTCAGTGGGTTGTAACTCATCCCCATCAATTCGGCTTCGCGCAGGCCTGCCGCTCGCGCGTCCTGTGCGAGTTCAGACGGTTTGATGAACTTTTCGTATTCGTGCGTGCCTCGCGGCAGCAAGCGCAATATGTATTCCGCGCCGACGATGGCAAACAGCCAGGACTTCGGATTACGGTTCAGCGTCGAGAAGAAAACCGTACCGCCCGGGCGCACCATTGTGGCGCATGCGCGTATCGTGCTCGCGGGATCGGGTACGTGTTCCAGCATTTCCATGCAGGTCACCACGTCGTACTGATCAGCGCTTTCGCGCGCGTGGTCTTCCGCTGACTGGAGTACATACCGCACCTTCCGGCCGCTTTCCAGCAGGTGCAGGCGCGCGACCGACAGTGCCTTTTCGCTGAGATCGATGCCGGTTACGTCGGCGCCGCGCGCCGCCATGCTTTCCGACAGGATACCGCCACCGCAACCGACGTCGAGTACGCGCTTGCCGGCGATGCCGATGCAGCCGTCTATCCAGTCGAGGCGCAGCGGGTTGATTTCATGCAGCGGGCGAAATTCGGATTCCGGGTCCCACCAGCGGTGCGCGAGTTCGGAAAACTTCTCCAGCTCGAGCGGATCAGCGTTCTGTTGAGTAGTCATGTGCGTATGGACAGGGCAGGACGTTCATCGGTTGCAGTCGATGGTATACGCAGCCTCGGGAAAAGTCGGACGAAAAAAAGCCCTGCACGAGTGCAGGGCTTTTCAGATCAAGGGACCCGCTTACTTCTGGGTGCCGATGATTTCGATATCCACGCGACGGTCAGGCTGGAGGCAATTCACCAGCTTCTTGTTGCGGAAGTTCTCTGCGCCCATCTTCATGCAGGCATCGCCCGTGACCGGCTGCGATTCGCCCTTGCCTTCCGTGTAGACACGGTTGGCTTCGACGCCCTTGCTGACGATGTATTCCTTGACCGCAGCTGCGCGCTTCTCGGACAGCGTCTGGTTGTACTTTTCCTTGCCGATGCGATCGGCGTGGCCGACAGCGATGATCACTTCGAGGTCGATCGAACCGAGCTTGCTGACCACGTCGTCAATCTTGTCCTTGCCTTCCTGGCGAAGCACGGCCTTGTCGAAATCGAACAGGGCGTCAGCCGACAGGGTGATCTTCTGTGCGGCGGGCTTGGGTGCCGGTGCCGGCGCCGGTGCGGGTTCTGCCTTCGGTGCGGGGGCGGCAGCAGCCGGAGCGGGCGGCTCACAAACGTCCTTCGGCAGCAGGTCCTTGTCGCATGCGCAGCCGACTGCAGGCACTGACGCTGCGTAGGCCGGGGTCCAGAAACCGGTTCTCCAGCACAGTCCGGTCGCGCTGCGAACGACAACGCCGCGGCTGTCGATCACATACGGGACGTGGGCCTGGATCTTCGGGTCGACCTTGATGTCTTCAGCCGCGGATGCGTTCGAAGCAAAGCCGGCGGAAGCAGCAAGCAGAGCGATGAGCAGCGGTTTTTGCGTCAGTTGTTTTAGCATGATCCCCTCGTATGAGACTTGAATCGGTTGTAAATCGGACCTTCCATGGATCCGCAAGATTCCGGAGCAAACGCCCGCAAAGTCTTTGCTGGAGCCACGATTACCAGCGAAATCCGCCAGGACGGCAGCGGCAAGCCGTTATTTGATTACCTTATTTTGCCACAGCCGCCCGCGCGCCTTCAATTCGTTGTTGTGCGGGTGCAACATGATGCCACGGCTGACAAGCGCTTGTCCTGCGACCCATACTTCGCTGACATGTTCCCGCCCTGCGGCATACACAATGTGCGACATCGGCGCGTAACAGGGACGTGTTTCGAACGCGTCGAACGCCACGGCGCAGAGATCTGCCGACTTGCCCGGGCGAATGGAGCCGATGAGGTGATCGAGACCGAGCGCGCGTGCGCCCCCCAGTGTTGCCATATGCAACAACTGAGCTGCCGGCAGCGCAGCGGCGTCGCCGGTCGTCAGCTTGGCAAGAAGCCCGGCCTGGCGCATTTCCTGGAACAGGTCGAGCCGATTGTTGCTGGCAGCCCCGTCGCTGCCCAGTCCGACATTGACGCCTGCCGCCATCAGCGCCGTTACTGGCGCTGCGCCGCTCGCTAGTTTCATGTTGGAACTGGGGCAGTGCGCCACGCTCGAGCCTTCGCGGCCCAGCAGCGCAATTTCGTCAGCATCCAGATGCACTGCATGCACTGCAATCAGTCCGGGACCGACCAGACCGATCCGGTGCAGACGTTCAAGCGGCCTTACTCCATATTGCGCAATGCTCTGCTCGATTTCGCTCTGCGTCTCGTGCACATGGGTGTGGATGGGCAGATCAAGTTGCTCGGCAAGTGTGCGGATGCGCTCGAACGTGGCGTCGGAAACCGTATACGGTGCATGTGGCGACAGCGTGAAGTGAAGCAGCGGATGGGATTTATGGCGATCCCTCACTGCGAGCCCCCGGCTGATGTACTGATCGGCGTCGCTGGCCCAGGCGCTGGGAAACTCGATCACCACAATGCCCAGCACCGCGCGCATGCCCAGATCGATCGCGGCTTCGGCAGCGGCATCCGGAAAGAAGTACATGTCGTTGAAGCAGGTGATGCCGCCGCGCAGCATTTCAGCGCAGGCCAGCGCGGTGCCGTCGCGGACGAAATCATGGCTCACATGTTCCTGCTCGGCCGGCCAGATGTGCTCGCTCAGCCAGCGCATCAGCGGCAGGTCGTCCGCGTAGCCTCGCAGCAGATTCATCGCGGCGTGGCTGTGCGCATTGACCAGACCCGGAATCAGCACATGCTCGTCCAGCAACCGGAGTTCAACCGGCGCGTAGCGCTGGCGCGCTTCTTCCGCTGGCAGCAGGTCAACGATGCGGCCGTTGCTGACTGCAACGGCGTGATGTTCCAGTACCACCCCGGCCGGTTCGACCGGGATGATCCAGCGGGCTTCGATCAACAGGTCGATGGCAACGGGCGCTTGCGCTGTCTGCATGGATGTCGGGCGGTGGCGAGGTCAGTGCGATTCGGCGAAGTCTAGTCTGTCCGGGTGAGGTGCGGCGGCCCCGGGGCGAGTGCAAGCGCATGTTAAACTTGCGGTTTGGCTGCACAAACCGCCCGCACAGACAGCAAGCCGTCTGACTGGTTTCATACAACGACAGCCGCCGTCCGCCTCCCGCCCTCAGATGACCATTTCTTTTGCCAAGGAAACGCTGCCCATTTCGCTCGAAGACGAAATGCGGCATTCCTACCTCGATTACGCGATGAGCGTGATCGTCGGCCGCGCGCTGCCCGATGTGCGCGACGGCCTCAAGCCGGTGCATCGCCGGGTGCTGTTCGCGATGCACGAAGCGAACATCCAGTGGAACCGGCCCTATGTGAAGTGCGCGCGCGTCGTCGGCGACGTGATGGGTAAATACCATCCGCACGGCGATTCGGCGATATACGACACCCTGGTGCGCATGGCGCAGGACTTCTCGTTGCGCTACACGCTGATCGACGGCCAGGGCAATTTCGGTTCGGTAGACGGCGACAACGCGGCGGCCATGCGCTACACCGAGTGCCGTCTGGACAAGATTGCCGCTGAACTGCTGGCCGACATCGACAAGGAAACCGTCGATTTCGGACCGAACTACGACGGCAAGGAGCAGGAGCCGCTGGTGCTGCCCAGCCGCATCCCCAACCTGCTGATCAACGGCAGTGCGGGCATCGCGGTCGGCATGGCGACCAACATTCCACCGCACAATCTTGGCGAAGTGCTCGACGCCTGCCAGTTGCTGCTGAAAGAGCCGGATACGACGATTGAACAACTGATCGATATCGTGCAGGCGCCCGATTTCCCGACCAGCGGCTTCATCTATGGTCTGACCGGCGTGCGCGAGGGCTACCTGACCGGCCGCGGCCGCGTCGTCATGCGTGCCCGCACGCACTTCGAGGACATCGATCGCGGCAGTCGGCAGGCCATCATCGTCGACGAACTGCCGTACCAGGTTAACAAGAAGACCCTGCTCGAGCGCATCGCCGAGCTCGTGAACGAAAAGCGGATCGAGGGCATTTCCGACATCCGCGACGAGTCCGACAAGTCCGGCATGCGCGTGGTGGTCGAACTCAAGCGCAACGAAGTGCCGGAAGTCATCCTGAACAACCTGTACAAGCTCACGCAGCTGCAGGACACCTTCGGCATGAACATGGTGGCGCTGGTCGATGGTCGGCCGCGCCTTCTGAACCTGCGCGAAATGCTGGACTGCTTCCTGTCGCACCGGCGCGAGGTGATCACCCGTCGCACCGTGTTCGAGCTGCGCAAGGCGCGCGAACGCGGCCACGTGCTGGAAGGTCTGGCGGTTGCCCTGTCGAACATCGACGAAATCATTGCGCTGATCAAGGCCTCGGCGTCGCGCGCCGAAGCGCAGGTCGGGCTGATGTCGCGCCCGTGGAAGTCGCCGCTGGTCGACGAAATGCTTGCCCGTGCCGGCGCCGACGCTTTCCGGCCGGATGGTCTTGACGCTGCATTCGGTTCGTTCGCCGACGGCTACCGCATGTCGGATGCGCAGGCAAAGGCCATTCTGGACATGCAATTGGCCCGCCTGACCGGCCTGGAGCAGGAAAAGATCATGTCCGAGTACAAGGAGGTGATCGCGCAGATCATCGACCTGCTCGACATCCTGGCCCGTCCGGAACGCATCAACTGGATCATTTCCGACGAGCTGCGCCAGATCCGCGACCAGTTCGCCGACGGCCGCCGCTCGGAAATCGTCACGCACACCCAGGATCTGGGCATCGAGGATCTGATCGCCCAGCAGGACATGGTCGTGACGCTGTCGCACGGCGGCTACTTCAAGCGCCAGCCGCTGGCCGACTACCGCTCGCAGCGCCGCGGCGGACGCGGCAAGCAGGCGGCGGCGGTGAAGGAAGACGACTTCGTCGACCAGCTGTTCATCGCCAACACGCACGACTACATCCTGTGCTTCTCCAGCCGCGGTCGCGTCTACTGGCTCAAGGTGTACGAAGCGCCGGAAGGCTCGCGCAACTCGCGCGGCAAGCCCATCGTGAACCTGTTCCCGCTGATGGAAGGCGAGAAGATCACGGCCGTGCTGCCGGTGAAGGAATTCGACGAGAACCACTACATCTTCATGGCCACCGGCCGCGGCACGGTCAAGAAGACGCCGTTGTCGGATTTCGGCAATCCTCGCAAGGCCGGCATCATCGCCGTTGATCTGGACGAAGGCGACGTACTGATCGGCGTCGCGATCACCGATGGAACCGACGACATCATGCTGTTCTCTGACGCCGGCAAGGCGGTGCGATTCGCCGAGGCTGACGTGCGTCCGATGGGCCGCACTGCGCGCGGCGTACGCGGCATGATGATCGAAGGCGGCCAGAGCGTGATCTGCATGCTGGTGTCCAAGAACGATGAACTGAGTGTGCTGACCGCAACCGAGAACGGTTATGGCAAGCGCACCCGGGTGACCGAGTATCCGAAGCATGGTCGCGGCACCAAGGGCGTCATGGCGATCGCGTCAAGCGAGCGCAATGGCGCGGTGGTCGGTGCCGTACTGGTCGATACCCGGGATGAAATCATGCTGATTTCGACCGGCGGCGTGCTGATCCGCACGCGGGTGGAAGACATCCGGGAAATGGGCCGTTCGACCCAGGGCGTGACGCTGATCAACCTCGATGGTGGCACCCGTCTCGCGGGCGTCGAAAAGGTGATCGAAAGCGACAGCGAAGCCGATATCGATTCCGACGGCGAGTCGGAGTCGGCCGGTGAAGCTGATGCCGGGGGCGAGGACGCGGAATAGTTCTGACATGGGCGAGCGCGCGTACAACTTCGGGGCTGGGCCGGCGATGATGCCGGACCCGGTGATCGAGCGGATTGCGCGCGAGTGGCAGGATTTTGATGGAGGCGGGTACTCGGCGCTCGAACTGGGGCACCGCAGTGAACCGTTCGCCGATATTCTCGCCCGCGCCAAAGCCGATCTGCGCGAACTGCTCGCGATCCCGGATTCTCACCACGTGCTGTTCCTGCACGGCGGTGCCACGCCGCATTTCGCAATGGTGCCGCTGAATCTGGCGCGCGAGGGGCAGAGCGCGGATTACATCCATACCGGTTACTGGTCTGACAAGGCGATGGCTGAAGCCGCATCTCTGGTCAATGTACGCATCGCCGCCAGCGCAGCCGCAAGCGAATTCGATCGCGTACCCGAGGCGGCGAACTGGCAACTGGATCCGCAGGCCGCGTACGTGCACATCTGCGCCAATGAAACGATAGGTGGCGTCGAATTTGCCGACTATCCGGATACCGGCAGCGTTCCGCTGGTGGCTGACATGTCGTCGAACATCCTGTCGCGGCCGCTGGATGTGTCGCGCTTCGGCCTGATCTACGCCGGGGCACAGAAGAACATCGGCCCGGCCGGACTGGCGATCGTGATCGTCCGCGACGACCTGCTGCATCGCGCACGCGCTGCGGTGCCGTCGGTGATGAACTATGCGCGCCACGTCGAGTGGGATTCGATGTACAACACTCCCGCGGCGTTCATGATCTGGGTTGCCGGGCTGGTGTTCGAGCATGTGAGGAAGGCAGGTGGCGTTGCGGCGATGCAGCGGGAGAGCGCTGCCAAGTCGACGCTGATCTACAACGTGCTCGACGGCTCGAAGCTGTACACGAACCGCATCCAGAAGGGTTCCCGTTCGCGCATGAACATTCCTTTCTTCCTTCGCGAGCCGCGGCTGGAAACACGCTTTCTTGATGGCGCGCGCCGGCGCGGGCTGATCAACCTCAAGGGGCATCGCGCAGTGGGCGGTGTGCGCGCCTCGCTTTACAACGCGATGCCGCTCGACGGTGCGCGGGCACTGGCCGACTACATGACTGAATTCGAACGCAGGTACGGTTGAACGATGGCATCCGATCCGACTCCCCCGAACTCCACCTCCGAGCTGGAAGAATTGCTGAAGTTGCGCGACGCGATCGACGACATCGATCAGCGCGTGCTCCAGCTCATTTCCGAACGGGCGCGCGTCGCGCACCGCATCGGCGAAATCAAGCAGGGCAACATCTATCGCCCGGAGCGCGAAGCGCAGGTGCTGCGCCGGCTTGAGGAGAACAATCCAGGCCCGCTGCCCGGTCACGCGGTCAAGACGGTGTTCCGCGAAATCATGTCGCACTGTCTTGCGCTGGAACAGCCGCTGACGGTCGCCTTCCTCGGTCCGGCGGGTACCTTTTCCGAAAGTGCGGCACGTCGGCATTTCGGTTCGGCGCCGGCACTGCTGCCACTGGCCACAATAGATGAGGTGTTCCGTGCCGTGGAAGCCGGCAACGCGGCGTACGGCATCGTGCCGGTCGAGAATTCGACCGAGGGCGCGGTCGGACGAACGCTGGACATGCTGCTCAGCACGACGCAGATGGTGTGCGGCGAGGTCATGCTGCGCGTCGAACAGAATCTGATGAGTCGCGATACGCCACTGAATCAGGTGCGTTGCGTTTACTCCCATTCGCAATCGCTTGCGCAGTGTCACGAATGGCTCAACCGCAACCTGCCGGGCGTACCGACGGTGGCGGTGGCCAGCAACGCCGAGGCGGCGCGTCGTGCATCCGAGGAAGAGCGCGCTGCGGCGATTGCCGGTGAGGCGGCGGCGCGTGCCTACGATCTGCACATCCTTGCCGCCAACATCGAGGATGATCCGGCGAACACCACCCGTTTTCTGGTGCTCGGCGAGCATGACGCCGGTCCTTCGGGCCGCGACAAGACCTCGATGATCTTCACGGTCCAGAATCGTTCCGGCTCAGTGGTGCGTCTGCTGCAGCCACTGGCCGACGAGGGGGTCAGCATGACGAAGTTGCAGTCGCGACCGGTACGTGGCTTCGGCAGTGGCGGCTGGCAGTATGTTTTCTATGTCGATATCGAAGGTCATCTGAGTGAGCCGGCCGTCAGCAAGGCAATCGCCCGCATCCGCGGCGAAGCAGGTTCGCTCAAGGTGCTCGGTTCCTATCCGGTTTCGGTGAGCAATTCATGAGTGTGTTCGACCGTGCTGCGGCGCATATCCGTTCCATTTCCCCGTATCAGCCGGGCAAGCCGATTTCCGAGCTGGCCCGCGAAATGGGGCTGGAAGAGTCCTCCATCGTCAAGCTGGCGTCCAACGAGAACCCGCTGGGCATGAGTCCGCATGCGCGTGCGGCCGCGCTGGCAGCGATCGACGAGGTGCCGCGCTACCCCGATGGCAACGGCTTTGAACTGAAGCAGGCGCTGATGCGCCATCACGACATCGGGATGGATCAGATCGTGCTCGGCAATGGTTCGAACGACGTGCTCGAAATGGTGGCGCGCGCGCTTCTGGGTCCGGGGTGCAGTGCGGTGTATTCGAAGCACGCCTTCGCGGTCTATCCGCTGGCGACGCTCGCTGCGGGGGCTTTCGGCATCGAGGTGCCTGCACGCAATTTCGGCTGCGATCCCGACGCAATGCGTGACGCCATCCGCGACGACACGCGTGTCGTGTTCATCGCCAATCCGAACAATCCGACCGGCACATTCGTCGAAGCTGCGGCACTCGAGCGTTTTGTTGCTTCGGTGCCGGCGGATGTGCTGGTCGTTCTCGATGAGGCATACAGCGAATATCTGCCGGCACACCTTGCCTACGACAGCGCACGCTGGCTGGCGCGCTACCCCAACCTGCTGGTGTCGCGCACCTTTTCGAAGGCGTACGGACTGGGTGGCCTGCGCGTCGGTTACGGCATCGGTCAGCCGCCGGTGATCGATCTGCTCAATCGAGTGCGGCAGCCGTTCAATGTGTCGAACGTAGGTCTTGCCGCAGCAGCGGCTGCGCTGGCCGATCAGGACTTCGTCCGTGCATCGGCTGCCGCCAATGCAGCGGGGCTGCGCCAGCTGGAAGCGTTCTTCGACGCGCAGGACATCGAGTACATCCGCTCCTGTGCCAATTTCATCGCCTTCCGTGCGGGTGATGCGGCGCGCATCAACCGCCGATTGCTCGAGCAGGGCGTCATCGTGCGTCCTGTCGCCGGCTACGCAATGCCGGAGTGGCTGCGCGTGTCGATCGGCCTCGAGTCGGAGAACGCGCGCTTCATCGATGCCCTGACAAGGGC
The sequence above is a segment of the Methyloversatilis sp. RAC08 genome. Coding sequences within it:
- the hisC gene encoding histidinol-phosphate transaminase; the encoded protein is MSVFDRAAAHIRSISPYQPGKPISELAREMGLEESSIVKLASNENPLGMSPHARAAALAAIDEVPRYPDGNGFELKQALMRHHDIGMDQIVLGNGSNDVLEMVARALLGPGCSAVYSKHAFAVYPLATLAAGAFGIEVPARNFGCDPDAMRDAIRDDTRVVFIANPNNPTGTFVEAAALERFVASVPADVLVVLDEAYSEYLPAHLAYDSARWLARYPNLLVSRTFSKAYGLGGLRVGYGIGQPPVIDLLNRVRQPFNVSNVGLAAAAAALADQDFVRASAAANAAGLRQLEAFFDAQDIEYIRSCANFIAFRAGDAARINRRLLEQGVIVRPVAGYAMPEWLRVSIGLESENARFIDALTRART
- the serC gene encoding 3-phosphoserine/phosphohydroxythreonine transaminase — encoded protein: MGERAYNFGAGPAMMPDPVIERIAREWQDFDGGGYSALELGHRSEPFADILARAKADLRELLAIPDSHHVLFLHGGATPHFAMVPLNLAREGQSADYIHTGYWSDKAMAEAASLVNVRIAASAAASEFDRVPEAANWQLDPQAAYVHICANETIGGVEFADYPDTGSVPLVADMSSNILSRPLDVSRFGLIYAGAQKNIGPAGLAIVIVRDDLLHRARAAVPSVMNYARHVEWDSMYNTPAAFMIWVAGLVFEHVRKAGGVAAMQRESAAKSTLIYNVLDGSKLYTNRIQKGSRSRMNIPFFLREPRLETRFLDGARRRGLINLKGHRAVGGVRASLYNAMPLDGARALADYMTEFERRYG
- the pheA gene encoding prephenate dehydratase; translation: MASDPTPPNSTSELEELLKLRDAIDDIDQRVLQLISERARVAHRIGEIKQGNIYRPEREAQVLRRLEENNPGPLPGHAVKTVFREIMSHCLALEQPLTVAFLGPAGTFSESAARRHFGSAPALLPLATIDEVFRAVEAGNAAYGIVPVENSTEGAVGRTLDMLLSTTQMVCGEVMLRVEQNLMSRDTPLNQVRCVYSHSQSLAQCHEWLNRNLPGVPTVAVASNAEAARRASEEERAAAIAGEAAARAYDLHILAANIEDDPANTTRFLVLGEHDAGPSGRDKTSMIFTVQNRSGSVVRLLQPLADEGVSMTKLQSRPVRGFGSGGWQYVFYVDIEGHLSEPAVSKAIARIRGEAGSLKVLGSYPVSVSNS